One stretch of Pomacea canaliculata isolate SZHN2017 linkage group LG1, ASM307304v1, whole genome shotgun sequence DNA includes these proteins:
- the LOC112570471 gene encoding uncharacterized protein LOC112570471 isoform X1, producing MTRPRTAVTRCLIVAVTFLSITVLGLVAVILWRELYVTDRNKMDNSSPAFVMNAFPGYFRTPEEQRNYELLTFQPPENTSEVFNVSSKYSACYQDCNTPTANPYPSYRDSFPISNTSSFLGPLQDVLQTSCSIDDLDDQLTFHSCCMSIMSFFAPTELPSGKDSEKTLKIAQFSDAKQYFEKEECCQTEGCTICKCKQASTLVTAVVVEWSPSPKYRVDLVRVPGCCKCVNAD from the exons ATGACCAGACCAAGAACAGCCGTGACGAGGTGTCTT ATCGTTGCCGTGACCTTTCTGTCCATTACAGTACTCGGGTTAGTCGCTGTCATCTTGTGGCGGGAGTTATA TGTCACTGACCGAAACAAGATGGACAACTCATCGCCCGCCTTCGTCATGAATGCCTTTCCTGGTTACTTCCGAACTCCAGAGGAGCAGCGGAACTACGAGCTCCTGACCTTCCAGCCACCAGAAAATACCTCCGAGGTCTTCAATGTATCCTCTAAATACAGCGCGTGCTACCAAGACTGCAACACTCCCACCGCCAACCCCTACCCCTCCTACAGAGACTCCTTTCCAATTTCAAACACGTCCTCTTTCCTGGGCCCTCTGCAGGACGTGCTTCAGACTTCGTGCTCCATCGATGACCTTGATGACCAACTGACTTTCCATAGCTGCTGCATGTC GATTATGAGTTTCTTCGCACCCACTGAGCTGCCATCCGGTAAGGACAGTGAGAAAACTCTGAAAATTGCTCAGTTCTCGGATGCCAAGCAGTATTTTGAGAAAGAAGAATGCTG TCAAACTGAAGGTTGTACAATCTGCAAGTGCAAGCAGGCCTCCACCCTAGTCACGGCCGTGGTTGTGGAGTGGTCACCAAGCCCCAAGTATCGTGTAGACCTAGTTCGAGTTCCAGGCTGCTGCAAATGTGTCAATGCTGATTAG
- the LOC112570471 gene encoding uncharacterized protein LOC112570471 isoform X2, translated as MDNSSPAFVMNAFPGYFRTPEEQRNYELLTFQPPENTSEVFNVSSKYSACYQDCNTPTANPYPSYRDSFPISNTSSFLGPLQDVLQTSCSIDDLDDQLTFHSCCMSIMSFFAPTELPSGKDSEKTLKIAQFSDAKQYFEKEECCQTEGCTICKCKQASTLVTAVVVEWSPSPKYRVDLVRVPGCCKCVNAD; from the exons ATGGACAACTCATCGCCCGCCTTCGTCATGAATGCCTTTCCTGGTTACTTCCGAACTCCAGAGGAGCAGCGGAACTACGAGCTCCTGACCTTCCAGCCACCAGAAAATACCTCCGAGGTCTTCAATGTATCCTCTAAATACAGCGCGTGCTACCAAGACTGCAACACTCCCACCGCCAACCCCTACCCCTCCTACAGAGACTCCTTTCCAATTTCAAACACGTCCTCTTTCCTGGGCCCTCTGCAGGACGTGCTTCAGACTTCGTGCTCCATCGATGACCTTGATGACCAACTGACTTTCCATAGCTGCTGCATGTC GATTATGAGTTTCTTCGCACCCACTGAGCTGCCATCCGGTAAGGACAGTGAGAAAACTCTGAAAATTGCTCAGTTCTCGGATGCCAAGCAGTATTTTGAGAAAGAAGAATGCTG TCAAACTGAAGGTTGTACAATCTGCAAGTGCAAGCAGGCCTCCACCCTAGTCACGGCCGTGGTTGTGGAGTGGTCACCAAGCCCCAAGTATCGTGTAGACCTAGTTCGAGTTCCAGGCTGCTGCAAATGTGTCAATGCTGATTAG
- the LOC112572116 gene encoding obg-like ATPase 1 — protein MAPKKKDDAAKAPQLIGRMGTNLKIGIVGLPNVGKSTFFNVLTKSAASAENFPFCTIDPNESRVPVPDKRWEYLVEHYQPDSKVPAYLSVVDIAGLVKGAHEGKGLGNAFLSNISACDAMFHVVRAFSEEDIVHVEGEVDPPRDLEIIHDELRLKDIEYLKKHLEPLERSVVRGGGDKKKKEEYDVLKKVEALLDEKKWVRMGTWDAKEIEVLNQHLFLTSKPVIYLVNLSEKDYIRKKNKWLAKIKEWVDANDPGALLIPLSCALELKLSEMQSDEEREAYLKEVGTTSALEKIIVNGYKSLNLIYFFTSGKDEVKAWTVQVGAKAPQAAGRIHTDFERGFIMAEVMAFQDFKEAGSEAGCKASGKYKQKGRDYVVEDGDIIFFKFNAGAGLTGKKK, from the exons ATGGCACCTAAGAAAAAGGATGATGCTGCAAAGGCACCTCAGCTTATTGGACGAATGGGAACCAACCTCAAAATTGGCATTGTTGGTCTGCCAAATGTGGG GAAGTCaacatttttcaatgttttgaCAAAAAGTGCAGCTTCAGCAGAAAATTTTCCATTTTGCACTATAGATCCCAATGAAA GTAGAGTGCCAGTTCCAGACAAGCGATGGGAGTATCTAGTTGAGCACTACCAGCCTGACAG CAAGGTGCCAGCTTATCTCAGTGTGGTAGATATTGCTGGACTGGTTAAAGGAGCACATGAAGGGAAAGGATTGGGTAACGCCTTTCTCTCCAACATTAGCGCTTGTGATGCAATGTTTCATGTTGTTC GTGCCTTTTCTGAAGAGGATATTGTACATGTAGAAGGGGAAGTTGATCCACCTCGTGACCTTGAGATCATTCATGATGAACTTCGTCTCAAGGACAttgagtatttaaaaaaacatcttgaACCACTTGAACGATCCGTCGTAAGAGGTGGgggagacaagaaaaaaaaagaagaatat GATGTGCTGAAAAAAGTGGAAGCATTGCTAGACGAAAAGAAATGGGTACGGATGGGCACATGGGATGCAAAAGAG ATTGAAGTGTTGAATCAACACTTGTTTTTAACATCCAAACCTGTCATTTACCTTGTAAACCTGTCAGAAAAAGACTACATCCGGAAGAAGAACAAATG GTTGGCAAAAATCAAGGAGTGGGTAGATGCCAATGATCCAGGTGCATTACTTATTCCTCTCAGCTGTGCTTTAGAGTTGAAACTATCTGAGATGCAATCTGATGAGGAAAGAGAGGCCTACTTAAAGGAAGTTGGCACTACTAG TGCCCTGGAAAAGATTATTGTGAATGGGTACAAATCACTGAATCTTATTTACTTCTTCACATCTGGCAAAGATGAAGTTAAAGCCTGGACGGTACAG GTTGGCGCTAAGGCCCCTCAGGCTGCTGGCAGAATCCATACTGACTTTGAACGTGGTTTTATAATGGCAGAGGTCATGGCATTTCAAGACTTCAAAGAGGCAGGGTCTGAAGCAGGCTGCAAG gCTTCTGGCAAGTATAAGCAAAAAGGCAGAGACTATGTTGTCGAAGATGGtgacatcatttttttcaagttcaaTGCCGGGGCCGGATTAACTGGCAAAAAGAAGTAA